From a single Lolium rigidum isolate FL_2022 chromosome 7, APGP_CSIRO_Lrig_0.1, whole genome shotgun sequence genomic region:
- the LOC124677028 gene encoding uncharacterized protein LOC124677028 isoform X1, whose product MRLFAFSVLVLVNSGVQELGTMSYCQATTCKPRGGLTLDKPLGLGRTCKLLPLHSAWQSSSRSCKLQEKVYPKLLVAACHKRLGPVCASSGKENLGSANDQFSMESLNKAMDGAKKQWSIQGLLMEQLSKITGQGSGGNGGNNNRYGGSGGGSGGPDDESFTDSLYEMVQVLLATIAFVLMYVHIIRGEELYRLARDYTKYLATGKRTSRLKRAMLNWREFSDGITKKDSTQDDVYGSPVGSEPVWWQQPQKLVHNLGNLFKSNIRPQAQES is encoded by the exons ATGAGGTTGTTTGCATTCAGCG TTTTGGTTCTAGTTAATTCTGGAGTTCAAGAATTAGGAACCATGAGCTACTGCCAAGCTACCACATGCAAGCCTCGTGGTGGGCTCACTTTGGACAAGCCATTAGGTCTTGGGAGAACGTGCAAATTACTTCCTTTACATTCTGCATGGCAAAGTTCTTCTAGATCTTGCAAGCTGCaagagaaagtatatccaaagcTTCTTGTTGCTGCTTGCCATAAAAGGCTTGGTCCTGTATGTGCCTCAAGCGGAAAGGAAAACCTGGGTTCTGCCAATGAC CAATTCTCTATGGAATCTTTGAACAAAGCAATGGATGGAGCGAAAAAGCAATGGTCCATACAAGGCTTGTTGATGGAGCAACTGTCGAAGATCACTGGACAAGGGTCTGGTGGAAATGGTGGAAATAATAACCGTTATGGAGGCAGCGGTGGTGGTTCTGGTGGCCCAGATGACGAATCTTTTACGGATTCATTGTATGAAATGGTCCAAGTTTTATTAGCAACCATCGCTTTTGTACTGATG TATGTCCATATAATCAGGGGAGAGGAGTTGTACCGCCTTGCTAGAGACTACACCAAATATCTTGCTACTGGTAAGAGAACATCCCGGCTGAAGCGTGCCATGCTTAACTGGCGTGAATTCTCAGATGGCATCACGAAGAAGGACAGCACACAAGATGATGTGTATGGAAGCCCAGTTGGTTCTGAACCCGTGTGGTGGCAGCAGCCCCAGAAGCTGGTTCATAATCTTGGGAACCTTTTCAAAAGCAACATCCGTCCACAAGCACAGGAATCTTGA
- the LOC124677028 gene encoding uncharacterized protein LOC124677028 isoform X2 has product MSYCQATTCKPRGGLTLDKPLGLGRTCKLLPLHSAWQSSSRSCKLQEKVYPKLLVAACHKRLGPVCASSGKENLGSANDQFSMESLNKAMDGAKKQWSIQGLLMEQLSKITGQGSGGNGGNNNRYGGSGGGSGGPDDESFTDSLYEMVQVLLATIAFVLMYVHIIRGEELYRLARDYTKYLATGKRTSRLKRAMLNWREFSDGITKKDSTQDDVYGSPVGSEPVWWQQPQKLVHNLGNLFKSNIRPQAQES; this is encoded by the exons ATGAGCTACTGCCAAGCTACCACATGCAAGCCTCGTGGTGGGCTCACTTTGGACAAGCCATTAGGTCTTGGGAGAACGTGCAAATTACTTCCTTTACATTCTGCATGGCAAAGTTCTTCTAGATCTTGCAAGCTGCaagagaaagtatatccaaagcTTCTTGTTGCTGCTTGCCATAAAAGGCTTGGTCCTGTATGTGCCTCAAGCGGAAAGGAAAACCTGGGTTCTGCCAATGAC CAATTCTCTATGGAATCTTTGAACAAAGCAATGGATGGAGCGAAAAAGCAATGGTCCATACAAGGCTTGTTGATGGAGCAACTGTCGAAGATCACTGGACAAGGGTCTGGTGGAAATGGTGGAAATAATAACCGTTATGGAGGCAGCGGTGGTGGTTCTGGTGGCCCAGATGACGAATCTTTTACGGATTCATTGTATGAAATGGTCCAAGTTTTATTAGCAACCATCGCTTTTGTACTGATG TATGTCCATATAATCAGGGGAGAGGAGTTGTACCGCCTTGCTAGAGACTACACCAAATATCTTGCTACTGGTAAGAGAACATCCCGGCTGAAGCGTGCCATGCTTAACTGGCGTGAATTCTCAGATGGCATCACGAAGAAGGACAGCACACAAGATGATGTGTATGGAAGCCCAGTTGGTTCTGAACCCGTGTGGTGGCAGCAGCCCCAGAAGCTGGTTCATAATCTTGGGAACCTTTTCAAAAGCAACATCCGTCCACAAGCACAGGAATCTTGA